Within the Telopea speciosissima isolate NSW1024214 ecotype Mountain lineage chromosome 4, Tspe_v1, whole genome shotgun sequence genome, the region AATCTCGAGTTGGTTTCTCTCCTCATTAGCAACAACAACTTACCTCAGCCTGCAATCATCTGTATAATCCAAGATATTAAGAAGCTCATTTTTTACTTGTACTTTATTTCCTTCCATCATATACCGATGGATATTAACAGCTTGGTTGGCTCCCTAACCTGGAAATTAAGTTTTGTCCTTGGCGTGCTAGACATCTTGACACATTTCCATTCTTTGATTGTCTAAATTATATAATTGATCAAATACCTTGCGCTGATCATGTCTAAATAAAtagatttctttaaaaaaaaattacttaagGTAAGGCTGGATGGTTGAATTTAAATCCATATCAGTTTGGTAACAGTTTGGAATAATCTTAGAAGAGTAATTAGGATATATTTTGCGTCAGATCAGTCTTGTCAATTTATCCAAGGAGGAagtactagaaaaaaaaaagaaagaagaatatcTGTTTCACATTCCTCATTTATTATAAAGAGTTCCAATCTAAATCCTAATTTAAAGACTGAAACTTGTGCTTTTGCATGAGATTGTGAGAGTGTTTCCTTCCGTGCTTTAGGTGTTAGCCTTTATTGAAAATGGGAAAACTCTTCTCAGAGTTGACACTTGACAGTAACGTTTGGATTTTGTCCAAAGTTTcattccttttcttccttcctttttgggttGTCGTCCTTCTAAAGCGCCGGCCTTTTAGGTTAACGCACGCTTTACTTAAATCATATTTCTGGAATCTAATGCATGAATGATTTTGTTTCGACTGTAGAGATGAGATGGATACATATTCACCGTTACATCTTAATTACTTCTCAAGAAAGAAAGAGTGCGCCTGTGGTCCAACCAGGTTGCCCGATATTGGTCCGGCTACTCACTCAGAGGCTGCCACCTATGTAATTATAATAAGGGAGCAGGTTTTGTAGACGGGGCCTGCCAATGGTCTATCTATGAATGGCCCACTTCTTTGTACCACACAATCAGGTCTGATCATGGTtcaaagtattggtatcgtatcaatTGTATTGGTCAATACATATCAGTATCATCAACAATCAACATAAATACCAATCGATAGTATCAGTCGATGTTATATTTTTAACTCGATCTACGTCATCTAAATAGGAACTCATCCATATGGCGAGCTCTGATATAACATCAGAAGATCTATAACGCACCCCGATCGTTATAGAAGAGCCCAATTTCAAGTTGGCCAAGTAAAAAATTAATCTTTCCAAAATAAAAGACTACCACAAGGATGCATAAGAAAGGGGGGGAAATTGGGTAGAATAGTAGTAGAATACATTAGAATACTTACACTATACTGTTTGGAAAAGCCTaccctaacaaaaaaaaaaaaaaaaaaaaagaaatactgTTTGGAATTTACTCGTCTCATACATGAATGTGACATATGATAAGTCTATATATttgtctttctttattttaaaatatttattttcttaccTTTCAAACATAGCCCAAAGGACCAAAAGCCGCGTGCCATCACTTCGCATAGCTGATGTTAGGGTTTTACTTTTAAGGTGGGGTAATCTTCTGAAAACAAGACACGTGGCAGATTGTGGATTCCCGAATCCATTCTAAAGTCCACACATTAAGGCATGCTTATACCATCCAAAGCTCCCTTCTCAATTTCCCAAGTGTTGGATGTCTAGTGGCCCACGTCGCTAATTCTCAAGAGTCCCTATTGGTCGAGCGTGCGTGGTGTGAAATCTACAGAAACGTATAATGATGGAACTGAAGATAATATATATGAAGAAAACATGTGCTTCAATGTCCAAAAGAAGCTCCCTTACTACTCATTCTCATGGCCATAAGGCCCCTCTCAACCCTGATTGTTAGGGTTCTTAAACAGTCCGGGTAATCGGTTTATGTCAGGCTTAATTGGTTCCTATTAATTTAAGGCCTTCATCCATTAGGACAATAAACAAGCTATAAATCAAGAAAAATGGTTTCAATCGAACGATTAGACCAGTCTTATCCTTATTTTTACAAAGAAACCATTTTCAGATTCGAACTCATATTGACTTGATCAGAATAGAACAACCTTATGGTAGCACCACCCTCATGCCAATGCAACATTAACCAcaaaaaataaagtacaaaagAGGAGTTACGAGCCTTGGCCCTTGAGCTGCATGAAGGAGTTTGATATCCAATCAGAACACCGCAACCTATTCCCAATATACACTCAAGTGAAAGCTGCGGGCCCACCTTTTGTCTCTATACCACAATGAAATGGTGGGTCCGGTCATGGATTGGTGGGGTTTAAGGATATTTTACCCTGGTCTTTGTTAATTAATTTGTTATGAAGTATTATTCCCTTTGTTTATCTTGTACGTAAAGTACTTACCTTTCCTCCACCAACCGCTGAGGTACGCCTGGTTCCTTCCTCACACTCTCTTCCTACTCTTCCAGTCTTCCTTCTCCACGATACTTGTCGAGACATCATTACAATACCAATAGAAGGACGTAAAACACCCCAAAGGTGACCGCCACAACCCTTTTGGTGGATGAGGTTATTGCTGTCATTTCAAGGGGACGGGACTTGTACAGAAGCATTAGGTGTTACGTTTCCGTCGATTTTATCGGAAAGTGCCAAGATGGGGGTGGGGAGCTTTCGGTAAATTCAAGAATTAAAGCCGGATAATGAATCGAGATGAGCCATGAGAGCCGCCGCCAGCCGAGTACGGTAAAAAGCGTAAAGGATTTGTTTGGCGGTGACAAGTGGAGTGGCTGAAGGCACCCCTCGTGGCAGGTGAGGAGAGTGTCAAAAAGACCGGGACGTCGTCGTAAAAGTAAGAGCGGAAAGCTAAAGTTAGAAACAAAGACAACGCTTGATACCTTGAGCAGATGGTCGGCCAGAGAAAGCGATAAATTGAAATTCATCCCATTTCGTGATATATTGTCTCCATTTTCTCGCAATTCATTTGTGTGACTCAGTTTTGATGAataatttctacccaaaaaacaaaaagttttGATGAATAATTGAACATAGGTAGTATTTACTTTACTAGTGTCGTATGGGAGTCAATGAGGGTATGCATAagggcatcaatatggatgaaattttgatttaatgagGGATGGGATGGTAATTTTAAGTGCTTCTACGTCTAGACATAATAACCATGTAATTAAACAACGTTGCTTTTCCCTTGATATTTATATCAATACTGAGACTAATAATGATCCTTAAAAGGTTAAAACCTAAGTCTAGATTATGGTTTGAGGGATTGATATTGGATCGACCAATTCGTATCAGTATTGGTGGAGATTGATATTGATTCTTGATCGATCCTGTATTGATGGATTGATACGAACAgagataaaaatataaaaacttaatattttttttttaaaaatagagcAAATCTAACTGATCTAGACTAATACTAATATCAATACTAGTTACTAAAATTATAGTCCAAATCCCTTCCCTTGTAGATAACTACCCCATCCCATCTCACACGGTTCATGGGATGTGGATCGAGACCACCTTTGAGGCATGATTTGTGGTGGAGTGGTTACCCGCATGAGAGAGGAGCCTGGCTCTAAAACCACgcgagaaaccccaaaatctataaaaaaaacgagagggcaagaagaagagaaatacaAGTAAAGTAAAGAAGGAGAATTTCTCAAAAAAAACGAGAGGAACGGCGATCGAGAAGGCGATCGGGATGACGTCACCAAGTGGGAGGCACTGGGGGGCAAGTCGCTCATTCTCTCGACCCACGCGCAATCGAGCGGTCCCtcaccctttcttttttatactCTCCCCCATGTCTCCCTCTAACGGAATTTATCCTCTCGTTCTCTCTCTGTCCTTTCCTCTTCCATtgtcgtcttcttcttcgtaatatttcttaatttcttctttcttctcattctacttcttcttcttcttcttcatcatcatctctgCAACAGAAGAAGCGAACTGTGAACTGCGCGACAGTACTGTTtttctctcaactctcaaggtATAGTTTCGAGGTGTAGGTTATCCAGAAAATTTTCGTACACAAAAACATATAATTAAGAACTATCTAGCTAGTTCAATTCTATGCTCTCTCTAAATGTCATGTCTtgattcatcattttttttcaaaacatttCACAGCTCTAacttcttctttcaattttttggatCAGATAAATGTTTACTGTAACATTCAGTCTTTATCAGAATTTGTTACAttttcactttctctctcttttttccggATCGGACTTTCTCTTGCCTCCTTTGGTGCTTTCAATGAGAACGAGAGTGCGTTGTTTTGTTGATTTATATAAatctagtcttcttcttctttttcttcttaacctACATTGCTCTCGAATGTAACAGTTAAACCTAAACAGATCGTTCGTTCACGCACAATTAAATACATAACATCAAATTCTCATCAAGGaatttgatctctctctctctctctctctctctctctctctcgctctcactCTCGCTCGGTCGCTCTAACACGCACAATTTACTGTTTGCATTTGAGTCCAGAAAGTGGGGATGAAAATTTCTCAAGAGATACCATGGGATTAAAGCACATCTTTGCCGCCAAGATAGTTGCACCATTCATTTATCGTTGTTACCAACACAGATTCTCGTCGCTAAATACCGATCTAGCAATTTTTTTAGCATTTCTAGATTATCGGAATTCTGAAATGAGAAAcgcagctctctctctctctctcacactaaaaatccttcattttcttttcttttttttttgaaggataaaTTTGAATCCATTAAAAGAAGTAATCCGAAGATTAGATACTCCATCAACATTCTTGAGTATTGGTCTTccaaaatttcaactttctctctctctctctctcacgcacAATTGCACAAACATCAGACAGCCTCAATAACCCTAGAGTAGTAGATGCAGAGAGTAGGAGATTATTTAATGATTATTAAAGTAATGGTGAGGAACGCTTCCCGAAATTTCCTTTTGTTGATGAATCCGCATTTTATCGATACTCAAATCAAAAGAGATAGGTCAGATGTTGCCATGGAAATTCTCGACAAAGAGACAGCAGTATCAGAATCATTCCCCCCACTGCTGCTGCCTGCAAGACTCATGAGAAGAGGAGTGCTCTGATGGCCGTTGCTCTCCCTCCTCAGTCCTTTTTCCattcctttccccttttttttttttttttttttgtttttgtttctgcgTCTCTGATGGTTGGCTTGATCCAATGAAAccgtctctttcttctttttcctcgtAGCCTCCTTTTAACCACCCTCAGGAAACGCGTGCTAAATTCTGCTCACGTCACccaccttctcctcttcttcctcctcctcctcctccatgcCGTCCCAATcccacctctctcttctccaaaccccaaaaaggtTAATCCACTTTTTCTTCTCGTCCTCCTCACTGCCAAGCTTCTCACTTCTCTCACGCCTTTCTAATTCAAACAAAATTTGTTATAGTTTGGttgcctttctctctctctctctctctctctctctctctctatctctaatTTTATCTACAATTgggaaaaaagcaaaaaaattaaatgtaaTTAAggatatctatctatctatatttCATTAAGATTTATTTAACTAAACCCCAATTATATTAACCCTAATGCAGCTCCTGATGAATCATTTACACCATTCACCTTCACTAGACAACATCATTAGGACGGACAGCTACTTGTCTGTTTCTTCAAACCTGCAACCCCAATACCTTCCCTAACCTCCCAACTTCTACTCTGATTTTACCTAAGAAATCATTTATTGTAAAGAAAAACCAAAtggggttttatttataacacgCGCTCATTTCCCTTTTTAGAGATAAATGGTGAGTGTCGGTCATCACCAAATGACTTGATCATTATCTTTAACACCAGATGTCGTCTCTGGATTTGACAATTTCATATTTTCTCTTAAGCTTGTTTTCCttctggttttggttttctcctctcttgtctTTGTTATGATTTAAAGATGATAGACCAACAAAAATTTTGGTGATAAATTTGATGCAGTgcttgtggtggtggtgatgatggaaACGATGGAATCTTGCGTTCCTCCGGGTTTCAGATTTCATCCAACAGACGAAGAGCTCGTCGGATATTATCTGAAGAAGAAGGTGGCATCACAGAAGATTGATCTGGACGTCATAAGGGACATCGATCTGTATAGAATTGAACCATGGGACCTCCAAGGTATACAAATTTAGATCAACTCAAACACACCTTCCATGTCCAATGCATGTATACTCACTGCTTAATTATGTGATTTATTTGGGATTTGTAACAGAGCGGTGCCGAATAGGATATGAAGAACAGAATGAGTGGTATTTCTTTAGCCATAAAGATAAGAAGTATCCAACAGGAACAAGGACTAACAGGGCAACCATGGCTGGATTTTGGAAAGCAACTGggagggataaggctgtgtaTGACAAGATCAAACTCATTGGCATGAGGAAGACCCTTGTCTTCTACAAAGGGAGAGCCCCCAATGGACAGAAAACCGactggatcatgcatgaatatAGGCTCGAGTCTGAAGAAAATGGTCCTCTTCAGGCAAGCAATTTCTCATCaaaccccccctttttttttccttcttttctttcctattatatTAAAAGAATAACCCTAAATAACAAAACCCAATCCACAGAAACACTAAATTACCTACATCCCTTAGAATCTCTTCCTTAATGTGAGATGGAGAATCAATCATAAAGGAAGAAATCTCTCGCTTGGTTGCCTCCTTACCCAAGAAATCACCAAGCCTTTCAGCTTTTCTTAAAATTTCTCTCTAGCTTGAAGAACACCCTAAAATGATTAAATTTTCCTTCTGGACATTTAGGGGCTATTGGATATTTTAGTTTTGGATCATATCAATAAGTGATCACTATTTCTAATGTTGAGAAAGGAGTCAtcaaaatattgatttttttcatTCTATTTCTGGATACTTACTGTTTTGGCCTTATTATCAGTTTTTAGAGGAATATATAACCATGGAAtgaaaacatatttcttttccttatcaGAAAAATTGACTCTCACCATCTCAAAGACAACTTCTCTTTCTAACCTTTAAAATTCTTATTTAAGGCATTTTTGAAGTGCTTTTACTCAATTACTTTATCGGTAAGAGTTTCTCCCACCTATCTTCCCTAACTATAATCTTATATACAAATCACATCTTCCAAAGGAAACTTATAATTACTTCTTTTCAGATTAATACCTTTAATTTAAGTAATGCTTCTACAGTTCTACTACTACTCTTTATCAAACAAAAAGTTCTACCCAAGAAAGCAACAAAAAGGGATGGAAAcaaagacccaaaaaaaaaaaaaaaaaagcaaaagggataacttctttctttctttcttcttcttcttcttccttaattTTAGTCTTCCTTTCTTTACAGGAAGAAGGATGGGTAGTCTGCCGAGCATTCAAGAAAAGAACCAATTGCCAAACAAGAAGCAATGAAGGATGGGATTCAAGTTATTTTTATGATGAACCAAGTGGGGTTAGCTCCAGTGTTGATCCAATTGATTATATTCCAAGGCAACCCCAGAATTTCCTATGTAAGCAAGAGATTGAAGCAGATAATCTGAATGTCTCGCGCTCCGATCGTTTTGTACAACTTCCTCAACTTGAGAGCCCAACTCTACCACTAGTAAAGAGGCCAAGCTTGATATCAATGATGTTGCCGGAGAATAAtaacgaaggagaagaagcaagaagaGGGTTCAATAATAGAGAGAAAGTGACGGATTGGAGGGCCCTTGATAAGTTTGTTGCTTCCCAATTGAGTCAAGAAGATAGATATGATGGTGGTCAAGGAATGTCAAGCTTTGGAGATCATTATAATTCGGATATGGCTTTGCTTCTATTGCAGAGTAATAGAGAGGAAGGAAATAAGTTGAATGGCTTACTTAGTTCGAACTCAGACTGTGATATTGGAATTTGTGTCTTCGATaattgaagagaaagaagaggggggaggggttgaAGATAAAGAGGGATTCAGTGCAGATATTGGAGACTGGAGGGTGTTGGTAcctttactctttcttttttttcttttttttccattttctttcctcTATTTTTTGGATGCTTTAGAACCTATAAGTTTGTAAAATATATCGTTATGGATGGCCTggaaaaatctctctctctctctctctctctctctctctctctctctctctctcacacatatCCATTAGGACAAAAGAATGCTTGCAGGAGACTAGGGTTTGTAATAAGGTCAAAAATTAGAAGATGAAATAATTGGATAGGGAATTACAAGGAATCAGTATTAGAGAGAGAATATGTTCTTGTACTTTATTAAGACTGTTTGgcatgcattctaggtcaatttcgcATTATCGAGAGATAAAAttaaacaactatttttatcatccgagaatgtgaATTTGACTTAGATTGCATACCAAACATTGCCAAAATGTGTTAGATGAAGACAAAACCCCATTTGAAGTCCTCttgattttggattttaaaggtGTAATCTTTAATAAAATGATCTCAGAAACAATGACGAACAATTTAAAAGATGAATTGATCTCAAATAAACCAAAGTAAATAATCTCATATCTAattttgctctgataccatgataaaaTTAGAGTAAATTTGTATTGTATTTCAGTGACATGTGAACTATATATGTCGGAATGGACATATATCATCTGTCCACGTGGCAAAATAGATACTTTGtgatatttgaaaaataacggACCATTGTGACAGTAATAATTCGCACATAGACTTTGTGAACGATAAGAAAATACAGCCATACATGGCTAAATACCATCAATAGCTTCAACGAGAAATAATGAGTTACACACCCCTAGGGAAAGCATAGGCAACTGAAGCTCCACTTGAATGGGGAGGCAAAGATAATAACCAGCTCAACTTCTTACACTCATTAGTTCATTCATCTGAAGTCTGAACACTAGGATAATTTCTTTATCAATAGAAACCAGATTTTGTAGTTTCATCATATGCATTTATTAGATCTCacaatataaaaaaacaaaaaacaaaaaacaaaaccatatAAGTAGGTTTTTCTTGAGCCCTTGGTACATATTCTAATGAGACTCTcctttcaaaaaaataatttttaattaataaatcatACAAATTTATCCCCTGATTGGTGGATTCCTCCATATCACtagctcagagaaccctctccctaatgTTATACCATTCCAaattatgaaaagaaaatttttggcTAAAGAGCATCCTACCTCGGTAATTTAATTTAGGTAAAAATACCTctgtccatctctctcctcccccatatgaaaaaacacctctgtccccttgttttgaggaggagagagattgactCATGGGAttgttggtgtaggccacactcccggacagaaaactatttccctATAATTTATTATAGGTAACTTATAATAGGTATATataatatgaaaataataatatatataaataatatatatatatatatatatatatatatatatatgttttaatCCTACTCTCTATAATTAGCTACAAAATATTCTAAGTTCTAAAACGCAAAAATTGCATCCAAAAAATTAGAGATAAAAAGGCAAAAGTGGAAGAAGCACAAGGCATGCAAGTAGGTCAATCTAGACTGATAAATGGGGAATATACAGAGTCACATATCAAACTATGTGATTCTCTTATATTTTTCGTGTTCATTTCGAGTTTTCTTTTTAAccatttattttacttttccaCTTAATTAATGTATAACTATTTTGAACTCACATATGTCAGGAAGGTAATTAATCAAAAATGAAAGAagtactaatcttctttcttttatcattTAAGAGCCGTGCGAGATGAAAGTCTCATACACAGTTTTGAATGAGAAAAATAAGTGAGGAATCATCTTTTTGACTCTGACTCTCCCATTCTTAGtcattgttttttctttaattaatgtTACTTTTAAAGTAGCTGTTTCAGCTTCAACCACTCGAATTTTGGATATTCTTTTTTATGGAATCTCATTGTTATTACTCAAACAAACATGAAATATATGCTTGCTTATCAAATCCAATAACCAATTTTAGTTTCCCACAAGACCACAACCATGGCCATCTTGATCAGGTCTACCTTGAGCTGTTTCTACTGATCAAGACTTGAGAAGGAGATGGATGTTGTCCACTTCctgaacaacaaaaaaaaaaaaaaaacacccagaTCCAGCAAGCTGAGAAAAGCTTTTCAGGTTTTACACCTCACTTACATACATACATAATCACTCCCCAGCTTGTTCTCTTGTTCATAAATATATCTAACCTTAACTTACAGTGTTGATATTAAAAACATTGATTGAATGATGGGTTTTAGAGAAGGCATGGAAGCATGTGTACGACTGTTAGAACTACTACTGTATGAACGGGGGCCTAGTTCCCATGCCCGACCATGGCTGGTCCAGCATGCGCAATGCGACCCTGGTTTTATAGTCTAAATAGACAATATCATCACTTGCACTTTCactcacactcacactcacactcccctactactactactgaacTAATAAAACAGTCtctctcatctcatctcatctcatctcatctcagtACTCTTTCCTATTATTCCCCTCTCAAAGTCAGGTTTTATTATTTAATGTTTCCTCATATTAATTTAATATATACTAATTAAGCCtgatattataatataatcTTATATAATAGGCATGCTATGCCTGAATTTAGAGAGTTTCATTGGGTTCAAGTCTAGCTTCCAGAAACTATATATGGACATTCTTCGTATATAATTAATCAAACCTTTTTGACCCAATGAAGGGAAgagaattattattattc harbors:
- the LOC122658711 gene encoding NAC domain-containing protein 37-like gives rise to the protein MMETMESCVPPGFRFHPTDEELVGYYLKKKVASQKIDLDVIRDIDLYRIEPWDLQERCRIGYEEQNEWYFFSHKDKKYPTGTRTNRATMAGFWKATGRDKAVYDKIKLIGMRKTLVFYKGRAPNGQKTDWIMHEYRLESEENGPLQEEGWVVCRAFKKRTNCQTRSNEGWDSSYFYDEPSGVSSSVDPIDYIPRQPQNFLCKQEIEADNLNVSRSDRFVQLPQLESPTLPLVKRPSLISMMLPENNNEGEEARRGFNNREKVTDWRALDKFVASQLSQEDRYDGGQGMSSFGDHYNSDMALLLLQSNREEGNKLNGLLSSNSDCDIGICVFDN